A stretch of DNA from Halolamina litorea:
AAAGACGAGCGGGAGCTCCCGCAGCGTCTCCGCATCGGTTTCCGGGCGCGGATGTTCATCACGTTTGACGGTGACTGGTCCGTCGTCGACCTCGGTCTCGACAGGAACGACCTGATCGTCGTACTTCCCGGCTGCGGCCGCATGTCCCCATCTCGTTTGGGAGTCGACGGCAATCTCGTCGACTTCCGCCCGGCTGAACCCCCACTGCTCGGCAATTCGCTCGGCCCCCTCGCCCTGGGAGGTTAACTCCTCGAAGTGCTCGAAATACGTCTCAGTGACGTTCTCGGGGTCAGCGTAGCTACAGTCTGGGGAGGCCGTATCACTCGCCATCGGGACACGCGTCATGTGTTCGACGCCCCCGGCGACGAGCACGTCGTGCATACCCGCCTTGATCTGTCCGGCTGCGAAGTTCACGGCCTGCTGACCAGACCCACACATCCGATTGAGCTGGACGCCCGGGACGTCGTCGCCCCAGCCAGCAACCATCGGCGCGATGCGGGCGATGTTGCTCCCTTGCTCGTCAATCGGGGTGACACAGCCGTAAATCACGTCCTCGACAGCCGACCCGCCGTCGAACCCGTTGCGTCTTTCGAGCGCTTGAAGCGGTTCCGCAGCGAGATCCTGCGGGTGAGTATCGGAGAACGACCCGCCGTGTTTTCCGAGCGGTGTCCGCACCGCGTCGACCACGTACGCGTCCTGCATTATCCGAGAGTTTGCGATAGCGATGCTTCACCTTTTGGGATATGGCCCATCTCAGCGATCGGGGAAAATCGCCGTCGATGCGTATGGAAGACTCTCGATTCACTACCGGCTTGACCCTCACCCGAGTTCGAGTCTGTAGCTTCCGGACCCCTCTGCAAGCGTCGTTTTGTCATGAACGTCTCCGTCGACTTTGAGCGCGACATCCATCTCTGCTGGGGCAAGGCCACTGATCTCGATTTCGCCG
This window harbors:
- a CDS encoding thiolase family protein; the protein is MQDAYVVDAVRTPLGKHGGSFSDTHPQDLAAEPLQALERRNGFDGGSAVEDVIYGCVTPIDEQGSNIARIAPMVAGWGDDVPGVQLNRMCGSGQQAVNFAAGQIKAGMHDVLVAGGVEHMTRVPMASDTASPDCSYADPENVTETYFEHFEELTSQGEGAERIAEQWGFSRAEVDEIAVDSQTRWGHAAAAGKYDDQVVPVETEVDDGPVTVKRDEHPRPETDAETLRELPLVFREEGEGVIHAGNASGVVDGASALLIASKAACETHGWEPMARIVDSHVVGVDPKTMLTGPIPATTEILAENDLTVDDIDRFEVNEAFAPVVLAWLAETGADWEKTNVWGGAIAHGHPLGATGGVLLGKLAAQLAECNGQYGLCTMCIGFGQGIATLIERV